In Candidatus Zymogenaceae bacterium, the DNA window ATTAATTTCTCCCCAATCTAATGGATCACATCACCTCAAACCCACACCTCCAACCCCTCCCAAAAAAAACATCTCACCGAAACAATTGCCTCACCATCGACGGTAATAATTATCGTTATTAATTTGCTTATCGCGCAATTCCTCGCGCATCACAACAGAGGATGTGAAAATGTGTGGGGAGCATTCAAGGATATGTCCGGACCGCGAAACCGATCGAGGCGGCGCTTTTTGTGGGACTGAGTTGCCGTGCTGCGTCAGCCCTTCGGCTCAAAAATCAAATTCTCGGGATTCATGAGAAACTTGATGTGTCTGCCGTCTATTTCCATTATTTCATGCATCATTTTCTTTTCGCCCGTGGAGCGAATAAGCAGCTTGTCTTTCTGTTTCTTGAGATATTCGTTCAACTCGTCGTAACTGCTTCTGCCTTCAAAAAATGCCGTCAACCGCCTGAACAACTTCGGGAATATGATAACATCATCCTGAATGGTATCCTTGTTCCAAAGCATGAATTCCGGGGTCTTATCCAACGCCCAAATGCCGACCCTCTTTTCCCTGGCTTTTTCCGTGGCGGACGTAAAAGCGGTCAGCAACTCATCCTGCATGGTGCCGTAAAAAGTCGGGTAAACCAGCCCCAGCTCAAGCAGCTTCATGTTGATGCTGTCATCGAGCGGCAGGTCCCCGGCGTCAAGCTCCCGGCCGTCAACAAGATCCACATCAGCAGGAAAAACAAGAGAAATCGGTCTCTCATACATATCAATTGAAG includes these proteins:
- a CDS encoding thermonuclease family protein produces the protein MKYKIIKGSFHVKGYSPDGDSIRFQANESVHWDYFTWKNANKKKSEKKQLRFEAIDALETHYEESHQPRSFGVAALEILLEMIGIKDVIYNIAVTKIVSASDGSSGFIAASSIDMYERPISLVFPADVDLVDGRELDAGDLPLDDSINMKLLELGLVYPTFYGTMQDELLTAFTSATEKAREKRVGIWALDKTPEFMLWNKDTIQDDVIIFPKLFRRLTAFFEGRSSYDELNEYLKKQKDKLLIRSTGEKKMMHEIMEIDGRHIKFLMNPENLIFEPKG